The DNA region caaaataatatttcaagtatattgggttaaatatgtcattaaaattaatttcatctgtttatttttcatgtttactgTGATTAGTAGGAAATTTAATGTTACATATGTGGCACACACTGTATTTCTTTTGGACAGAACTGTTCTAGGGAGAACAATATATTGGTGCAAAGAGAGCATCTCAATTTAAATAAGATTTCAGAAAGTAGGGGAAAGTTTTCAGCAGAAAGTTCCCAGAGAGTCCAAAAAACTCAACTCAGGGCTTAGACAATAGGCAAGATATgtgttttacagatattttaaacGATCCCCaaatcctctttctcctcccccttcttctccccttcatcatcatcatcccttCCGTGTGTTACTAACACTTGGAATCTCTTTACTGGGGAAAAAAGCCCTTTGTTCTAtgctgtgaccaaaaaaaaaaaaaaaaaacaaacctcaaatcCTTGAGCAAGGcaacattttaatttcaattttcattGTGGCATAAAACCATCAGATAATTTTGTAAGAATAGGCTTTATCAGAGAGGACAAAGTAGAAGGGACTGAACTATGAAAGAAGAAAGTGAATGAGGAAGGCTATACATAAGCCTGGATTGAAAGCAAAGAATGCAAGCTTCCTAACTTATTAATTTGCCTAGTCCTGTCTTACTGTGTCAAAGGAAAGAGTATATTGGTTTTCCTGAACTAAAAGAAAGGTCTAGGTAGGTTTTCCAAGCcatgaaaaagtgaaaaagatgaATGTTAAAATGTGGCATTCAAACCACCTGTATGtcctttaattattattatttttttatttaacaaacacaatAACCACTGTGTTAACCAACGTGCCAAAAATGGTTGGCAGTCATTTTTATGTAttggctcatttaatcctcataaccacaGTATGTAAGAGTTAggttaattttcttcatttgaaagatagagaaaatgggACTTTGAACACGAGCAGTCTAACGCTAGCATCTGTGTGTTTCATCACTATATTACACTACCTCTCAAACTCCTGAGTTTGAATTAACTGAGGAAATATTTCTTGATGCCCCCTCAAGATATTTTGATACAGGGTTTTGGGGTAAATCTGGAACTTGCCACTTTTAACAAGCTACTTAGGTGATAATTTTGTACACGAAGGGTTGAGAACCACCACTAATTCAGGTGCTAAAATGTAGTCTGTTACTTTGAAGACTCTGTATCTTTCTAGCTGGCTGACCTCAAGCAAGTCACATATGCCAATTTCTCAGCGTCTTGCCCTCTTCATACATATACCGAGGACCACAGACTGGTTAGTAAGAAAGATAAAACTTGTCTCAAACTTGAGAAAACTGGCATAATTTTTTTTGcgtagtattttattattaatgtttTTCAGAATCTTCTCAAAGCTGCTTGATGGACAGCCGTGCTTTATTTGACATCTCTACTAATTGGCTTTTATCTGACACTGCCAAGGAATGAAAACACGTTACTTGGTGTATCTGCTACAAGAGACATATCACCTTTTATTTTTGATTAGTTGTCCACACTTGGCATCTCTGGGATACGAGCCTGAACAATCCTGACATAATTTTACTCCCATACAACTGATAAAAACAAGCCTAATTTCACAGCCCCACCTGTGAAATAAACCATTTTTGGTATGTAGCTATGTCTGCTTATATAAACATTCCTGTCCTTGATATATTAGCCTCCTTCCTTTAAGCCTTCTTTGAGATGGTTTTATGTCCTAAACAGCTCTTTCCTTAAAGAGATTCAATATATGtttgacactttttaaaaaatcagcttgtCTATAAACGTCTGCtaattttggaaatttaaatAACCCTGTACATACTGAAGGGATTTATAAACTGCAAAACTTTATACAAAACTACTTATCGTTATTATCATTTAACTTCCCTGGGTTTCCTCTACAAAATAAATGGATGGGTACCTATAAACTGTTCCTTTATCATCTTTATTCAACAAAACTACGTGGTTGAGATTAAGGTGAGCTGTACAAGCAAGAAGCTGCAGAAATCTCTGTTTATTAGTGACAGCTAGTTACTAATGCCAAGAAAGCAATGTACCACTGAAAGTGACTCTATTTCACACTTTCAAATTCTCCCCATGATTAAAAGCACATACCTGATTTAATTATACGTTGTAGAAAAACTATACTAACTGTACAGGTCACTTCTGTAATATTGAGTTCACATTATTATCTCCATGTTATAAATGTTTCTATCTGCCTCCTAGATTCTGAGTGTACCTAGTCAGCTGAGATCAACTCAGTTCTTCTCATATACATTGACTTCCTGGGTCTCTCATAACTTTGTCTAATTTGAAGTATCTACTTAACACTTACAAGCCAGCTCACCTCTATTGATTCAATTTACATGGATGTAGTACGCTTTATGAGAAACAGTCCCATAGAATAATGCTAATGAAGAGGAAGGGGTCCCCAGGACAAAGGAGACCCTTAGGAAAAGAAATCAATGATTAAGATACATTGgaatggaaagagagaagaatCTGTGCAAAGGGTAAAGGTGAGGGATTTcttccagaaaaatctcaaaaccaGAAAGTTATAAAGAAAGAGAAGCTCTTGTGAGGCAGGAAAACTTAAATCCACCAAAAAGTATGGTTGATTGAATCAGATTAACTCAAGAATTTGGCACGGGTTAGGGTGAGGATGACAAAAAGAGAGGACTTCTGGTGTAGAACATGATGAACAAAAAAGGATACGTATACCAATATGCCAATTTTGTGCCTAGAGATATTTCCAAAAAATGTTAAGATTTACAGAGAAGTCTCtcttcacccctccctccctcatacCTGAATAGTTTGCTGCTTTTTTCAGAGCTTCTTGGAGATTCAGGTTCTGGTGATGAAGTTCCATTAGTTTCTTGGATTTTTCATCCAGCTTGTGGGCAAGGGTTTCTATCATTTCTTTGAGTTCCCCTTGTGACTCCTGGGAAGATTTTTCTGTCTGGTGCTGGGCTGAAATCTGTCCCTCCAGGATATCTTCCTGGTGAGTAAGGTTTGCTTGCTGTTGCTTTAGATCAGACACCTGGGATACTAAATCAGAACTGAATTAAGACTCCATTTCCAACCCCAGTAAAAATTCCTCCACAGGAttttgaggaaatcaaagaactaaatcaAACCATTTGTTTTGACAACAAACTGCTTCAAAATGACCCAAATTTATTCAGGAATTACAGATTTGGAAATTACTTGATATTcatgcaatattttttaaatgtgaggaAATGTCACAGAtacttgtgatttaaaaaaataagacaggaTTTTACTCATTGTTGAGAGTTACACACAAGTTAAAAGGAATCACAGGATAAGTCTTATACGAGtggcataaataaaatatagacgATTTAAGATAGTCAGACACAAACCGGACTCAGTGACTATTAGTAGCACTTGTCATTAATGACTTACTCTAGTTGTGTCTTAATTCCTCTGCCCTTTCTCTACCCTTCCCCATTTCCTGATTTTAGTTAAAAACTGTGACACTCACCCCGCTTTTGAGAAACCCTCCCACGGAATTTTTTTAAGCTGCTAACACAAGAGtctgaaaacatatttttcagttttagtttgttatttttttttgtttggttttggtttttttgttttgcttttttaggaAGGGTAGAGATGAAAGGAAAGTTGTGAAATCAAGCAGGCAGCAAATGTTAAGGGTCCAATATCTCAGTTCTAGAAGGTTGACGGTTCAGTACAAAGTAGACCTCTTGGGTTGAAAGCCAGATTTGACCCTGTTGCAGAGTGGTCCAAGCCTCAGAGGAAGACGCTTCCAATGATTATCTTTGAGTCAAGGGCTCTTCTCCCAGATCAGTAGGAAAAGTTTTATAGATTGAAAGTGTTCATAGATTGAAAACATAAGTTGTTTGAGACCTTAAACAACCGAGAAACAAATTAGCACTTCAAAGGCCTTAGTAACCTGGATTCTAGGGCTCTAGAGAGCCTAGGATTCTAGAGATGAATAACTCAGATCTGTGACCTAAATACACAGGTGTATTAGATGGACAATCAAcgccattttccttctttcttagccATTTTCAtggttcctttcatttcttttcctctcaacATCCCCTCTTTCCTAAATGGCCATATTATAAATTTgaagaatgttttgttttgaatgttttttttATGAAGACTGTATTTCTGGGTTCTTAACTTTAAATTGGTATTTAATCATCTCTATTAAAACTCAGCATGAACTAAATgaagtttcttttacttttgggTCCCTTGGGTGACCTTGTGGATTAGtaacttcaaattattttcttcctcattattCTGAGGTTTAAATAGGCTTTATCCATGAAGTTATGAAAACAGAACCAAACAAAAACCTACCATTCATAATCTTCATCCCATGCCTCAATCTATTTGAGGGAAGAGCACAATATACCCATTCATCTTCCCACTCACTCTTAAAACAGTTTGCCTAAAATTATCTAAATGAAGGCTGTTTATAGCTGTTATGAAACCAACAAATAAACCATGTTTATAAGTTCTCATTTTTTGTTCTCCGTCTTTTCCCGGCTTCAGCACTTACATTGGATTATCAGCAATATAACGGTCACCAGTAATCCCAGACAAAGGATCCCTAGAACCATAGCAGCAGGGTACCACCTCCGAGAGGAAAGAAGACGAAGACCTAAAGTGACAGAAGATAGATTCAGAAAAGACAAAAGCGATGGAGGCAAGGGATCAAACAATTCTTTGAGTACTGTCTGTACCTGGGGCTTTGCATTACTGACCTCTAGTATTCCCAATGGATTTGCAAATAATTCATTATTCACATGTACAGATGCGAACTATGTACAGTTAAAGAATTTAAGTAATTTACCTATGGTCATGCAGCTAGCAACTCTAGGAGCCAGGATTCCACACCAGATATTTGACTCCAAATCTAGAATCTAAAGTTTATGCCTTGTCTGCTGTCCCCACAGTGAGTCTTCAAGAAACTCTCAGCCCAGCTTGGTTAGATTAACTTCCTCCACAGGGTAGAGAGCCTGATGTTTTTAATAGGGACCATGTGTCTGTACGCGcacgtgtgcacgcacacacgcacgctcgcatgcacgtgtgcacacacacgcgtgcaaacacatgcacatacgcacacaggcatgtgcacacgcacacgcagTTATAAGTAACATACCATAAACGAATGTCAGATATCAAGCAAATAAGCCTTTAGTCAGTTAACCAACTGAGAAAACCTCAAAGAACTAATACATAATTCTGTGCCATTCAATTTTTATTTGGAACTGGGGTTATTGACCAAAGAAAAATAGGAATGAAATCTCAATATTCCCTTGATTCATATTAACATCATGTCGTATACTCACACCAGCTGTGGCCTTCTTGTTACAAGAGAAAAATTCaccattattataaaaataaatcaatcatgTAGCTCACAGGTGTACGAATATCTTATTATGAGGTCCACCACTTAAAAAGCACAGATATTACTGGTTCAGTGGGAAAACATTTCATGTAATGGATTTGGACTCCTCACCTTGTTAGATAAACAAATAAGACACTGATAATGTTATCCTCTACATGCAAACAAGGAAACTGACCATTcagtgacttgcctaagatcacacaaaTGTTAAGATCCAAacataggtctttaatccaattgTCAGTAGCTATGTGACTTAGAACGTCACATCACAAAACTTCCAGCATGAAGGTATGATGATTCCAATCAATCAGTGGTcaaatatattcacagagttctCACGTGTCAGAAGCACTCCTAATAgactctacagatgacccaaacAAAATAGGAATTTTGACAGGAAGCAATGTGGTTTATTCTCTGATTCAAAAGTTATTAAGCTCCCAGAAGTGTGTATAGCAAGTTGGCAGAAAAGAAGTTGAAGACAGTTACGTGTCTTGCAAATAATTGCCCAATCCTAGCCTTGGAGGCAAATATCTGAGTAAATCTTTCAATCAACGTTTCTCTCTGGTCAATGTTCATTCCGTCTTATAGATCAAtcctagctctaccacttactagccacATAAAACTGGGTAATTTAGTTAATCCTCCCAGTCCCTAGTTAGTCCTCTGTAAAAGGGAGATAAGATTAGTCCTAATCTCGAGGTGTGAAGATTTAgagaaataatgcatgtaaagtgaaTATCATAGAAAATAGCCTATAGCAAATGTTCAATAAAAGTTAGTTATCACCCTCTACTACAGCATCATTCATACCAAGTTAGTTTATTCGTCAACATCATCTTCGTTATCACCATTACATCTGACTTGTTTTTCCTTTAAGTAAGTGCTATTAACTCTTTCATATTTTCCCACATTCAGGTGTTGTAGTCTTCTAATCCTCTATTCAGTTAGTTTACATTTCTAACCTAATTCTGTCCCTGTACATATTTATCCACCCCTAGtacctttgtctctctctccatttggCTTCTGATCCAGTTGACCCTTCATACTCTGGCTCTTCAGGTCAGCAAAAGTCATTTCCAAATTTATTCCAAGAATGAGAGAGTGAAGCAGCCGAGGACTTCTACAAAGTAAAAATGTGTGAGCTCCTGCTGGAGTGTTTAAATAGCTACTGATATCTAGTAGAATGACTCAGTCATTGGTAGGAGGAAGGAGAGGCTTTGCTTCATACTGGGAACTTGGCTGACGCAAATTCTTGGGTTATGTCTATTGCAGGAGGGGAAAGTGGTGATTCTGATAGTGTTTCAGGATATTTCACTAAGTAATTTATGAAAGAGAAAACTGTATTTTCCATGAGCATTAGAGGAGAGGAATTTGCACCCACGCTGCAGATatggaaactgaaatttaaaagggTAATTCACAGTAAATTTGTGGAAGAGTGTGCATTAGACCAGATTACTTGATGCCAATAtccatatttgtttatttcactGTAGCAGACTATCTCTATACTGAGTCTTTCATACGTCTcgcattttcctttttaattctgaCTTTTTTTCATCAGCTATAGACTTAGGAATTTGGGGATTAATCACTTATGACTCTTATCTCTCTAGCCATGATAACCTAGGCAATTTTAGAACTTAGTTAGGAGTGCTATTTCGTACAATGGCGTATAACATAGCAGCAGAGAGAATTTTGGGGCCAGATGGAGATTGTTTCATATCCTTCCTTTGCTATTCCCTTGGTCTCTAATCTTGGGGAATGTCTTTGGCTATACATTAGGACATTATAATGTCCACTTGATACTGTTGATAATGCTGCTATAGGTGTCCAAATGAGATATTGGGTGAAAATGCTAAGCTTTGTACTTCAAACATAATAAGaaatcaataaatggtagttattaaTATTAGCAGTAGTAATACTCAACACAGTGGAATTGCTCATCAAAGAACACATTTTATATGTCTGCCTTGAGTCACAAAGACTTCTATGGGAACCCAGTAAAGATACTATATGTATTCATTGATAGAATTCTCACCTATTTTTCCCTCACAACCtcataaccagaaaaaaaatcttgttgcAGTtatacatgcttttaaaaaaaaatccttatctaTTAGAGATATCTTCTGAAGTATTTATGGGCAAAAATGATATGATAGCTAGTATTTGCTTTAAACTAtaccaggagaaaaataaaaagaagggaatACATAAAAGATTggagaaaaatatgtaaataaacaaaatctaGGAAACTATTAGGAAAATGAATAGTTTTCACCAGTAATTTTTCACCAAAATGAAAGCCTAACTAGGATTCcgtttctctcctcctccctaaattttttttattccccTTTTCTGTGCAGGGTATCTGAGGCCAAACTGAAAATAGTTGACCATTTAAAGTGCTACTCTATGAGACAGATCACAAAGGAGGCTCAGCAACTCGCAAATATATCCTAGTCCAATCAGCTTGTAACAAATCAATGTTACTTACCTTTATCCCTCAAGCCCCACACCACCTCCCTTGATTGTGAGTGCCAGGAAGCAAGATTAGATACATAACTGCATTTGCCATGGGGACTTTCACATAAATAGGATCTcaggaaattattttaatgatgatTAATAAATACTGAAATGATACCACAGTGAAGTGGACACTTTATCATTTCCCACAGCGACGCTATTTCAGATGCCATCAATATTCTAGTGGATTAAGATGAGACATATAGGTACCCCTGTTGAGGAAATGGACATGACACATATTTCTTGTGAGCCCATCACATCCTCATAGCTTTTTATAGGAAGAAGTATCTCAGAAGGATGCATGTGAGTATGTAGTTAAAATACCcaaagaaaggggcttccctggtggcgcagtggttgagagtccacctgccgatgcaggggacacgggttcgtgctctggtccaggaagatcccacatgtcgcggagcggctgggcccgtgagccatggccgttgagcctgcgcgtccggagcgtgtgctccgcagcgggagaggccacagcagtgagaggcccgcgtaacgcaaaaaaaaaaaaaaaaaaaaaaaaaattacccaaagAAAGACACAAGACCAGAAAGAAATACATTCCTTACAGAAGGCCTAAGATTGAGCTAGATCGCCCAGATCTCTGATATTCACCTCCACACTTCACCCATGAGACCCAGGAGGGCATAATCGTCCGTTGTCCTTTGGGTCAACACTCACAGGAATCTCCCTAACAGTCCAGGACTTGGTGGTGAGCTCTACAAGTCCTATACTTCCttcacacacaatttttttttttctttaaaaaatcctctCACCTTAGCACCTACAGGTCGGATTGTCAtcatcagtttctttttctcccctcattTTATGTACTCTAACATGCCCTGTATTGATTTTCAACTTCATTAATGTTATTCCATTTCTCCAACTAAATTATAAGCCCTTTAAAAGTAAGGATAGATCCCCTTCTATTAAGGAAATCTCATTCTTTTCTACCACCCTAGCATACCATACTAATTGTGCCAATAGTCTACAGACGGTTGACAGTTAACACGAGATTCTTAATTGTGAAGACATCACCAGCATAAACTGGATTTTTAAACTACAGAGAAATCGAAGAAAAATCTAtctcaattcttttattttgagAAAGTTGAACTAAAGTCCCCCAAATTTAAGTGGTTTACTGAATATCTCTTTTCTACCTGATGCTAGACAAGAACTCAGTTCACTGTTCTTTCAATTATGCCAGATCATGAAAGACATAGGTGACTTCTTCTAAGTGATAGCATAAACGCAGTATGAATCTCTCTCAAAGGATTCAGTGAGAGACTTTTCAGATCACCAAGGCAGAGCATATCCACTTCATAGTAGACTTTAAATGTGGTATGCAGTAGAGGATACCCACATCAGGGGCACCCTCAAATCTTTTCTTGATGTCCCTCCAAACAGAAGCTCACGCAGAAGTGCTACAACACGGACAGTGTGAAAACTAGACCAGTCACCATCTTCTGGGTGATCTAGCCCCTCAACATGGCCATATTTCGCTGTTCTATTTGCTATTTGCTATTCTATTTgctattctattctatttgctATTTGCTATTCTAGCCTGTAGGTTTTAAGctattcctctctttttttattgtggtaaaacttacataacataaaatttttaccattttagccatttttaggtgtacagtttcATGGCGTTaaacacattcacattgttgtgcaaccatcacctctatccatctccagaacgttCTTCATCTTCTCCAAtggaaactctgtatccattaaacaagaACTCCTACGACGGTTGATTTTATgcgtcaacttgactgggtcacagagtgcccagatatttggtcaaacattcttCTGAGTGTTTCTGCAGGGgcgtttttggatgagattaccATTTTAATCAGTAGAATAAAGCAGATTTCTCCCCATGTGAGTGGGTTTCATCCAATCGGTTGAaagcctgaacagaacaaaaaactaccgtttctccaaaaaagaaaaaaattctccaggAGACAGCCTTTGGACTGGAACTGCACCATTGGCTCTCCTAGGTCTTGAGTCTGCCAGCCCACGTTACAGATTTGGACTTGCCGGCCTCCATAATTAAATGATAAATccctttctctctatatatacaaattctattgttttcatttccctggaaaaccctgactaatacaactcCCCATTCCTTTGTCCTCCCAGATCCTGGAAACCACCATCctgctttctgcctctgtgaatttgactacagCAGGGACCTCATACAAGTgaaagcatatggtatttgtccttttgtgtctgacctatttcacttggcataatatctttaaggttcatccatgttgtggtatGTGTccgaatttccttcctttttaaggctgaataatataccaCTGCAtaggtataccacattttctttatccattcattcactgagggacatttgggtttcttctgtttttgaaaCACCCATGGGAATAATTTCTACAATTTTTACGTGGCAGATAGCTGGACAGACTTGACAGACCTTAAGTGGTTCTCATTATCCCTGCTTGTGTAATCTCCTCCTCTTGCGTGTGGGTGGGATCTGTGGCTTGGAGTGCAGCAGAGGTGATGTAATGTCCGTGATCACATATATGTGGTTACATAGGTGTAGTGCCTATCTCACTAAAGTATGGATCTCTCCCTGTGcgctccctctccctctctctctctccctggttGTATTTAAAGAAACAGCTTACATGAATCTTACAGCCACAGAGAAATGAATTCTGcctagggaagcccagaaatgaatCCTTCCCCAGTGAAGCCTTTAGATGAGAATACAACCCAGCAGACACCTGGATGGTAGCCTTGTGAGACCTTAAGCAAGGGACCCAAATTAGCTGTGCCCACACTTCTGACCCGCAGATACTGTGAGATAAAGATGTGTGTCATTTTACATTGCTGCTTACGTAATTTGTGGTAATGTGTTACATGGTATATAAAGTTAATAATCTTAATCCTCCTGTTTTGTAAAATTCCTTAAATCTAATCCTATCACTGACTTTCAGTGCCTCTGAGGTTCCCACTCAATACTTAAGCTGCttacacaaaatgaaaaaaaaaaaatctaggacttccctggcagtccagcggttaagattctgagctcccactgcaggggtaCAGATTCTATCCATAGTCTGGGAGCTAAATCCCACATGTcgtgtggtatggccaaaaaaaaacttAGGCTGCAATCATGATTCATAAAGTCGAGACACTATTATTTTATGTCTTCCTAGTGGAGCTTCCAGTAGATGCAAGATAAAACTGGTTTCTCCTGGCGTATTAGCTATTTTTGAAGCCATGGCTGTGGTCCAACCCACTGTCAGCTCTTCATAGCTCACTCTTGCTGTCTCAGAGGAATAAAAGTCCTAGCCTCTATttcactgaagcacagagaggaagGGAACCTGCAGTGAGTCACCTGACCTAGGCAAGGTCAAAAGGAGAATAATCAAAGGAACCAGAAGTAAGAAATTCTTTCGCCCCACTTGTTATCACTGTTGTATAACAATTCCCTGAAGCATAGGTGAAAAGTCTTTGGTACAGTGCCCTCCATTGGTTCCACTCCATGTTCTTAACAACCTGGGTACAAGCTAATGATTGACAAGCGTAATGGAGCCACAAGACTGTGTAGGGTTGTAATGAGTTCATGCCCCTCTACCTCAGGCACCTGCCCTTCCAGGGTGGACCTCTTCGGTCTTCCCACCCTAAGCCTCTCTCCTGTCTCATCATTCCCTACAGGGATGCTTTGATAGGGACTGAGCTCAGAGCTAAAACTGCCACAAGGCATAATCACTTCCATTAGGATAAACAAGAAGTTCTCTTTCTCCTGGGAATAATCCAGTGGAGGGAGGGGTCGGGGGAGGGCAAGGGGCAGTAgtaattctaagaaagaaaagtaacagGAAGGTCATGAACAGAATTCCATTTTGTTCTAACCTGTTAGAAAGCTGGAGGGCAAACACATGGCAGAAAAGTGCAATTGGGGGGAAAAAGTCATGTTAATGGGCAAACCTGTTCATGCAGGTGAAGGCTGGCATGACTGGGAGAAGAGAGGGCCAGGATAGCAAGGGGAAATACTCCAGAACGGGAATGCTAGGACAGCTAAAACAAGGTCATGGTGACAATACACACGAGAGGCAGGAGGACATCACTTACCAGCATATTGAAGGGAAAAGTTACTGTTAAAATTGAGTGGAAATCAAGGCAATCTTAGTTAACACTTACAAAATACTTGTTATATCAGGGCTAGGATATGTATTTCATACACATTAACATAGTTAATCTCTATAAGTGTATGAAGTA from Pseudorca crassidens isolate mPseCra1 chromosome 11, mPseCra1.hap1, whole genome shotgun sequence includes:
- the OLR1 gene encoding oxidized low-density lipoprotein receptor 1; the encoded protein is MTFADLKSQSMKGQLDQKPNGERDKGLRLLSSRRWYPAAMVLGILCLGLLVTVILLIIQLSQVSDLKQQQANLTHQEDILEGQISAQHQTEKSSQESQGELKEMIETLAHKLDEKSKKLMELHHQNLNLQEALKKAANYSGPCPQDWLWHEENCYQFSSGPFNWEKSRENCLSLDAHMLKINSSDDLEFIQQAIAHSSFPFWMGLSLKKPNYSWLWEDGSPWMPHLFRLQGAAFQMYSSGTCAYIQRGAVFAENCILTAFSICQKKANLLTVQ